The sequence below is a genomic window from Chondrinema litorale.
ATAATGAATATGAACTCAACAGGTTTTTAAGAGCTAGAAGAATTTTAAATCAACCTGCAGAAAAAGTGATTAAACTAAAAGATGTGGCATTATTTCAGCAGGCAAATTAATTAAGATTCCAATCAAAATATCCATTTTTTAGTAATTTTCATTATTTTTCAAGTAATTAAACCAAGTGTATTTTTTGTTGTCCAACTTTTTTTAATTGACAAGGTCATTCATGAAAACACTTATAATTTTCTTTCTAGGCTGTTTTATTTATTTGCAAGCAAACGCACAGCAATTAGTAAATGTGTATCATACTGTGAGGAGAGGTGAAACATTATTTAGCATCTCTAACCTTTACAAAACTGATATATCAGAAATTAGGTCTCTAAATAAGCTCCCATTAAGGCATAGATTAAAAATTGGAGAAAAACTAATCGTAAAACGAGTAAAAAGCAATAAACCAAGAAAGATCGCCAAACTGTATAAAATACATGCAAACGATAATTACCGCAAAATAGAAGAAAGACAAAAAACTGACCTTCCTGAAGAAAAAGAAATTGCAGAAGAAGAAAAGATAGCTGAGGAAAGTATTACAGAAGAAGCTATAGAAGAGATCGCAAAAGAAGAGGAAGTAATTGCTAAAGAAATTAGTCAATCAGATGTAGATATCAATATTCCAGAAACTGGCATTACCAATACAAATGCAATAGCAGTTATTATCGGAAATAAAAACTATCAGATCGATGATATTCCAGAAGTGACTTATGCTTTGAATGATGCGCAAACCATCAAAAATTATTTAATAAAATCACTAGGTTATAAAGAAGGTAACATCATTTATGTAGAAGATGCTACTCAGGCAAACTTCTTTAGTTTATTCGGAAACGAGAATACTGCGAAAGGTAAACTTTATAATTATGTAAGACCTAATGAATCTGATGTATTTATCTATTACAGTGGACATGGTGGCCCCGATCCAGAATCTAAGAAAGGATTTTTTATACCTACAGATTGTGATCCTTCGCTGGTTGCATTAAATGGTTATAGTCTCGACCTATTTTATAAAAACTTAGAACAACTGCCATACAAGTCTTTAACTGTTGTGATTGATGCTTGCTTTAGTGGCGTTTCTGAAGGTGGTGCTTTACTTAAAAATATGTCGCCAGTTTTTATTGATGCTAAAAGTAGCTTAATTAACGACGAAAAAGCTATTGTTTTTAGTTCTGCGGCAAACGACCAAGTATCTTCTTGGTATCCAGAAAAATCGCATTCATTATTTACATACTTCTTCTTAAAAGGTTTACAAGGAGTAGCTAATAGCAATAGCGACAAAGAACTTAGCTTACAAGAAATTAGAAGTTACCTTAACGAAGAAGTACCCTATTGGGCAAGAAGATTACACAGTAGAGAGCAAAATCCAGAAGTTTGGGGAAGCGATCAAAACATACTGATAAAATATTAACTGAATCATGAATTTCATCAACATCAATAAAAAAGTAGCTTGGCTCATATTCATTATATGGATATTGAATTCTGCTTTTTTACTTTTTACACTTTTTAAAGGGCAAGAAGATAAACCAGAAAAGAAGATTAAAAAAAGCGTAAAGTTTGCTGAGAAAGATGAACTTGATACAGCTCCCTCTCCTAGTAAAAGAAAAAAGAACAACACACTACCTGTTACTATTAAGAAACCTGTAGATTTAGCATTAGTCGAAAGTAAAAACCTCAAAGCTGGCCAAGGAGTAAAATCGGTTGTTTTCGGACAAGACGATGAGTTTCTATACTCCATGAACTTGGAAGAAATGTCTATTTCTGAATTTAGCCGAGATAAAAAAGAAATTAGTAGAACACTAAAATTCCATCCAACTAAAGCCAAAGGTTACAATTATCAAGAAAAGAAATGGTTTACTTCTTTTGCAGAAAAACCTGTTGAAGCCTGTTTTACAAATGGTGGGAAATATATGTGGATTTCTCTGCATAATGCTGGTGGAGTTGCTTTGTGGAATATGGAAAAAGACACAATAGCAAATGGTAAAAACTATTTGCAGGCAACATTGGTAGATCATGAAAATGATAAAAGAAAAAAAATCTCACTCCGATTTTTTGAAACTGGCAAAACACCAAAATTTATCGCAGTCACTCCAGATGAAAGATATCTTTTTGTATCGAACTGGCACGACAACAACATTTCAGTTATAGATATTTCCAGTTCCGACTCTGATAATTGGTTTGTAGTACAAAATTTAGATACTGGCTCAGTACCAAGAGGAATGGCGATATCTCAAGAAGGGAAACTCCTTTACGTAGCCAATATGGGCAGTGGCATTATTACTATTTACGATACTTGGTCTTTTAAAAAGACAAAAGAAATCTATGTGGGAGCTACTCCTCGCCATTTAATTATAGATAATAATTATTTGTATGTTACCCTTAGCAGCCCAGAAAAATTATTAAAACTCAGCCTCGATAGCCTTAAAATTGTTGCTTCTGCTAGCACGCTAGACGATCCAAGAACAATTGCTTTTTCGGGAGATAGTAGCATGATTTTTACCACTTGCTATGCCGATAATAAAATTCAGGCTTTTGATAGAGATAGCCTAAAAGTGATGGGCTCTTGGGATTCTCCCGGCAAACCAGTAGGTATTGATGTATATCAAAAAGATAGTCTTTTGGAAGCTTGGGTTTGCAATTATACTGGTGCAAGTATTAAAGTATTTACATTTAAAATCACCTTTCAGGAAGAAATTGCCATAATTGAGCCTGTCCTTTCCAGTATTAAAGAATAATCAACTTTAAAAATCTACATTTTCTTTATCCATTTCTTAAATTTGGATGGAAATCATCATTAAATTCAAATAAACAATGGAAAGTAGATTTCAGGCAGATATTGATAATTGTATAGATTTTCTCTTAGAATTATTAAACAAGACTGCCGATAACCAAGCCTTAACCTGGTTACAGGAAAAAGTAAAATTAATTAAAGACAATCCTGCAGAAAGAAATATTTTCATCAACTTCAGCCTTGCCTCACGTTTTTTTTCAAAAGATAAAATCCTGTTATCCAGCGAAGATTTAGAAAAAGCCCAAACCCTACGCAAAGGATTTAACCCTACTGGTTGGAATGCACTACAAGTAGCGCGAACAATTGTTCTTTTAAACATACCTTATCAAGATTCAGACAAGCAATTAAAAACCTTAAATCAGCTTTTTGAATCTGCTGATGTTGCTGAACTTGTTACATTGTATGCTGCACTTCCACTTCTGCCAAATCCAGAAATCCATGCTAAACGTGCATCAGAAGGTATTAGAACAAACATGACAGTTGTTTTAGATGCGGTTGTACTTAACAATCCATTCTCTGCTGAGTACATGGACGATATCTCGTGGAATCAGTTAGTGCTAAAAACCATCTTTACAGAAAGACCGGTATTTATGATATCTGGTGCAGATGAAAGAGCTAATGAACGATTAGCACTTACACTTTCAGATTATGCACACGAAAGATGGGCTGCTGGTAGAAAGGTTACTCCAGAACTTTGGCGTTTTACTGGGCAATTTGCAGAACAAAATCTTTTAAAAGATTATAAAATACTATTTGAACAAGGCAGTCAATACGAAAAAGCTGCTGCACTTTTAGCTTGTAAAGAATCCACTACTAATGAAGCTAAAGAATTAGTAAATAAGTTTGAGAATACGCTAACTAAAAAATTCCAAAACTGGGATGAGTTAGGTAATGCTTATCTTATGGAAAAAGGAGAACTTCCTTCTGGCTACCAACAAGCAGGAAGTGGTGTTTCCACACAGTATTAAAAATATTATTTGTATTTTACTTTAAACTGAAAACTTATGCAAAACATAAAACATATGCAGTTTTTAGACTCTCATATTCATATGACATCAAGAACAACCGATGACTATGAGAGAATGGCTGCAGCAGGAATAGTTGCTATTATTGAGCCCGCTTTCTGGATGGGACAACCAAGAACAGAAGTTGGTTCTTTTAAAGATTACTTTAGTAGTTTAGTTGGTTGGGAAAGGTTTAGAGCTTCTCAATTTGGTATTAAACATTACTGCACAATCGGCTTAAACTCTAAAGAAGCAAACAACGATGCTTTGGCAGAACAAGTAATGGAATTACTTCCTCTTTATGCTTGTAAAGAAGGTGTAGTTGGAATCGGTGAAATTGGCTACGACGATCAATCAGAGATTGAAGATAAGTATTTTAGGCTGCAACTTGAACTCGCAAAAGAATTAAACTTGCCAGTTCAAATCCATACTCCTCACCGCGACAAAAAGAAAGGAACATCTAAAAGTATGGATGTTTGTTTAGAGCATGGGCTTGATCCTTCTATGGTAGTAATTGACCATAATAATGAAGAAACAGTAAAAGAAGTTTTGGATAGAGGTTTTTGGGCTGCATTTACTATTTACCCAAATACTAAAATGGGTAATGAAAGAATGGCAGCAGTTGTTCAGCAATACGGACCAGAAAGAATTATAGTAGATAGCTCTGCCGACTGGGGTGTAAGTGATCCGCTTTCTGTACCGAAAACTGCTTCACTTATGCTCGATAGAGGTATTCCAGAAGAGCATGTTAGAATGACTTGCTACCAAAACCCACTAGATATTTACAGCAAGAGTGGTCAGATTAAGGAAAGTGATTGGATAGAGAAAAAGCCAATTGACCAAAGAGTATTATTTAATGAAAATTCGGTGCTTAGAGGGCAGCAACCTAAGATTGAATCAGAATCAAACATTATTAAATAAAAAAAGCCGGAAATTTCCGGCTTTATTCATTTTCTAATACTTCTATAATTTTATTAATATCGCTTATTTTTTCTGGCGCATTTTGTTTGTCAAAAGCAACCAGTAAATTATTAAGTATTCTTTTTACTATGTCTAGATTAGAACAAGGCTCATAAAACTCTTCTTTTACATCAATCTTTAGTTGTTTGATATAATTATCGATATCAGCTTTAGAAAATATCAATCCCTTATTAAATGCATTAATATAAAACTGTACTTCTTTGTTCTTATATGTTAGGATAAAAAGATTGGGCAAATTAACTCCGTAAACAGGTAATTTTAATTTGCTCGCAACTAGCATATAAACTATACAAAGACTTATCGGGTTTCCAGTGCGCTTTTTTAATACTTCATTAATCATAGAATTTTCATAGGCATGAAAATCTTTAGTATTAGCTCTAAAATTGAGTTTTTGAAAGAATATACTGTTTAGAACCTTTATCTGATCAAAGGGATGCATATCATACCTAAACTCTAACCAAACTTCGTAGTAGATTTGCTCAATCTCTTTGTGTATAGACTCAAAAGAAAGCCCCGGATATTGATAGGAAGCAATAATCCACAAAGCTTTGAGTAAATCCTGATCTTCACTTCGCAGCCAATTTCTAAATCGATTCAGAATATTATCATAATTCATGTTCTGAATCAGGTCTTTTATCCTCTCTTGTATTAATGGGTGCTCTCTCTCCCCTAATTCTTTTTCTAAAAAGGGAATAACAGAGTGACCGAATGAAGATAACTTATTATGCACATGCCTAAACACTTCGGAATCTTCATCATCCAATAAGGAGACCAATGCTTTAAATTCATTTTGGTCAATCATTATTAAAAATATTTATTGAATTATTTCTCATTCAAATTTATTGAATGGTGAGCCTTTTTACGAGCCTTTTTGTATAAAATTGACTCGATTAGCATTTCAATTGGTTTTAATAATATTGCGATAACTGCTTTTAATGCGAAACCAATAATATCATTGTCAACATAGCCTTCTACAATTGGTTCAAGCACTCCTTCTGAAAGCATAAAAAGAAATACAGCAATAATTAATACTATGGTAGTAGCAGCTCTACTAATTTTTGCTTTTGTAAGTAAGTTAACAGTATCTGTCAACTTTTCATTCTGTTCACTTATTTTTTCGTTGGCTTTATTCAGTTTATTTTGAAGTCTGTCACTAACAGACGTTATTAACTTCACCTCACCCAATAATCGTCCATAATTAGAAGACAAACTATCATACTCTCCCAACAAATCTTTATCAGTAGATTCTTGAAAGGCATTATTTACCTCTCTACTTCTTTCGAATAGATGTTGTTCATTGTAAAATATATTTTGTCTTTTTTTTGACATATCTTAAAATAAGAATTTAGTAAAGTTCAAATGATATAGGAACGTTTACCAATTGCATATAATCTTCACCAGACTCCTGCATATCTTCATCGTCTTGCTCATAAAACCATTTCACCTCAACTTGTTTCTCACAATTGATATCTTCCAACCTTCTTAAAATCTCCACAATACACTTTGAAGAACTAGTATTAAAGTACTCTAATTTAAATTCCATTACAGTTACTTCCTGTGCCGTTTCGCTATATTTATCTAACCAAGTAAATAACGGTTGATAGAAATCCAGCGCATCTTCAGGTATAGATCTACCTTCTATAAGTAAAAATCCTCTGTTAGCGTCAAATTCAATAAAGGGAGTTTTATTAGATTTCTCTAAGAATAAATTTTCCATATTTGCAATTACTTAATATTTTGATGCGTAGGTAATCTCGGCAATTTAACGCCACAAAGTAGTGAATAGCATAATACAACTACCTAGCAATTGAGGTATATTAAGAAATAAATAGTTATTAGATTATATATTCTTCTAAAAAAAATACAAAAATGGATTACAGTATTCTTAAAGAATTAATCGGTATCGATTCCCCTTCTGGCTTTACTAAAAAAGCATCTGCATATATTTTTGATGTATTAAGCTCTTTTGGTTATACACCAGAATACACGAACAAAGGTGCGGTAAAACTACAATTAGGAGATAAACCGACTTTAGCAATTGCAGCTCATGTAGACACACTAGGAGCAATTGTATCTGGTATTAAACCAGATGGAACTTTAAGGTTTTCAACTATTGGTGGACTACAGTTAAATAGTGCCGAAGGTGAATATGTGAGAGTATATACCTTAGAAGATAAAATTATTAACGGAACGATTCTGCACGACAATCCCGCAGCACATGTAAACAAATCTCTGCCAGAATCATCGAGAAGTATTAGTAATTTACATATCAGGTTAGATGAAAATGTGAATTCTGTTGAAGATGTTAAAGACCTTGGAATAGACGTTGGAGATTTTGTTTGCCTTTACACTCATTATGAAGAACTAAAAAGCGGATATATTAAATCTAGATTTTTAGATAACAAGGCAGGTTGTTTTGTATTAATTGAATTAGCTCGCCAACTAAAAGAAAAAAACATTCAAGCTCCTGTAGAGTTGTTTTTCTCTAATTACGAAGAAGTAGGCCACGGTGCAGCTTCTGGTTTTGCAGAAAGTATTGAAGAATTGTTGGTAATTGATATGGGCGTAGTTGGAGATGGTTGCTCTGGTGATGAAACATTATGCTCTATCTGTGCTAAAGATTCTAGCGGCCCATATGATTTTGAGATGAGGAAGAACCTTACCAAACTAGCAAAAGACAATCAGTTACATTGCACTACAGACATATTCCCTTATTATGGTTCCGATGGCTCTGCTGCTTTAAGAGCTGGCAACAACTTTAGGGTAGCGCTTATTGGTCCGGGAGTAGCCGCTTCGCATGGGAATGAAAGAACACACAAACAAGGAATTGAAGCTACGATTTCACTTTGCAAAGCTTATATTGAGAGTTACATATCTTAATGAAACTAATATCAATATTAACATCTAATAAATTTCCTGCTGTATTTTGTTAACCCAATCATATAAAAGTATGAGTATTTGAAAATATTTGTTTTTGACTTGAGTAAAACTTTGGGATAAATTACTAGAAGATTTTAGTTTTATGAAAATGTAATATTTCACTCATTTTAGAGTCTTTTTATTAAAATGGTGTATTTTATTTATTTTTTCAACACATAGAAACGAAGATTGCCATGAAGATAAGATTTCTTTTTTTATTACTCACCATCACTGTTTTTCAAGCACAAGCTCAAAACAAATATAAGCATCTCTATCCGGGATATTACGGAAATGGTTCATCACCTAATCCGGTAGGCTTTAGAATTGGTATTAATGCAGGAATTGCCAGAACAGATATAAGCAGAGACTTATTAGTAAATCCAGATGTGGAAGACAGTTATAATGATGTTTATCAGCCAGTTGTGGGTTTATTAGCTCAATATGCATTCACTTCTAAATTTATGATTAGTTCAGGTTTAAATTTTAAACCAATGGCTGTAGACTACAATACGACTTCTGATATTGAATCGACAGTTACAAACTATAAAAAGAACTACATAGAAGTTCCAGTGCTGTTTAATGTAACTTTTAGAAAAGGTTCGTATCAAGCTTATCCTGCCTTGTATGCAGGAGGTTCAGTATCTTATTTAGTGAATGCAAATATGGACTATGAAAGCATTACACCAGATACAAATGCAGAACCTTATAATGAAGACAATAAAGATATTACAGACTCTTATAATAGTATAGATTTTGGTCCTGTAATAGGAGTTTCCTATTATATTCCGATACAAACTAGTGTACAGCTAATGATGGATTTAAAAGGATATATGGGAGTGCCAAACATTAATAACTTACCAGATGGTTACGAAAGGCCATATACAATTAATACTGGTGTTGCTCTTTCAATTGCCTTAATTTGGGGAAGATAATGCAAGTAT
It includes:
- a CDS encoding TatD family hydrolase, with amino-acid sequence MQNIKHMQFLDSHIHMTSRTTDDYERMAAAGIVAIIEPAFWMGQPRTEVGSFKDYFSSLVGWERFRASQFGIKHYCTIGLNSKEANNDALAEQVMELLPLYACKEGVVGIGEIGYDDQSEIEDKYFRLQLELAKELNLPVQIHTPHRDKKKGTSKSMDVCLEHGLDPSMVVIDHNNEETVKEVLDRGFWAAFTIYPNTKMGNERMAAVVQQYGPERIIVDSSADWGVSDPLSVPKTASLMLDRGIPEEHVRMTCYQNPLDIYSKSGQIKESDWIEKKPIDQRVLFNENSVLRGQQPKIESESNIIK
- a CDS encoding EboA domain-containing protein gives rise to the protein MESRFQADIDNCIDFLLELLNKTADNQALTWLQEKVKLIKDNPAERNIFINFSLASRFFSKDKILLSSEDLEKAQTLRKGFNPTGWNALQVARTIVLLNIPYQDSDKQLKTLNQLFESADVAELVTLYAALPLLPNPEIHAKRASEGIRTNMTVVLDAVVLNNPFSAEYMDDISWNQLVLKTIFTERPVFMISGADERANERLALTLSDYAHERWAAGRKVTPELWRFTGQFAEQNLLKDYKILFEQGSQYEKAAALLACKESTTNEAKELVNKFENTLTKKFQNWDELGNAYLMEKGELPSGYQQAGSGVSTQY
- a CDS encoding porin family protein, whose product is MKIRFLFLLLTITVFQAQAQNKYKHLYPGYYGNGSSPNPVGFRIGINAGIARTDISRDLLVNPDVEDSYNDVYQPVVGLLAQYAFTSKFMISSGLNFKPMAVDYNTTSDIESTVTNYKKNYIEVPVLFNVTFRKGSYQAYPALYAGGSVSYLVNANMDYESITPDTNAEPYNEDNKDITDSYNSIDFGPVIGVSYYIPIQTSVQLMMDLKGYMGVPNINNLPDGYERPYTINTGVALSIALIWGR
- a CDS encoding DUF1987 domain-containing protein, with the protein product MENLFLEKSNKTPFIEFDANRGFLLIEGRSIPEDALDFYQPLFTWLDKYSETAQEVTVMEFKLEYFNTSSSKCIVEILRRLEDINCEKQVEVKWFYEQDDEDMQESGEDYMQLVNVPISFELY
- a CDS encoding transglutaminase-like domain-containing protein, with amino-acid sequence MIDQNEFKALVSLLDDEDSEVFRHVHNKLSSFGHSVIPFLEKELGEREHPLIQERIKDLIQNMNYDNILNRFRNWLRSEDQDLLKALWIIASYQYPGLSFESIHKEIEQIYYEVWLEFRYDMHPFDQIKVLNSIFFQKLNFRANTKDFHAYENSMINEVLKKRTGNPISLCIVYMLVASKLKLPVYGVNLPNLFILTYKNKEVQFYINAFNKGLIFSKADIDNYIKQLKIDVKEEFYEPCSNLDIVKRILNNLLVAFDKQNAPEKISDINKIIEVLENE
- a CDS encoding beta-propeller fold lactonase family protein — protein: MNFININKKVAWLIFIIWILNSAFLLFTLFKGQEDKPEKKIKKSVKFAEKDELDTAPSPSKRKKNNTLPVTIKKPVDLALVESKNLKAGQGVKSVVFGQDDEFLYSMNLEEMSISEFSRDKKEISRTLKFHPTKAKGYNYQEKKWFTSFAEKPVEACFTNGGKYMWISLHNAGGVALWNMEKDTIANGKNYLQATLVDHENDKRKKISLRFFETGKTPKFIAVTPDERYLFVSNWHDNNISVIDISSSDSDNWFVVQNLDTGSVPRGMAISQEGKLLYVANMGSGIITIYDTWSFKKTKEIYVGATPRHLIIDNNYLYVTLSSPEKLLKLSLDSLKIVASASTLDDPRTIAFSGDSSMIFTTCYADNKIQAFDRDSLKVMGSWDSPGKPVGIDVYQKDSLLEAWVCNYTGASIKVFTFKITFQEEIAIIEPVLSSIKE
- a CDS encoding caspase family protein codes for the protein MKTLIIFFLGCFIYLQANAQQLVNVYHTVRRGETLFSISNLYKTDISEIRSLNKLPLRHRLKIGEKLIVKRVKSNKPRKIAKLYKIHANDNYRKIEERQKTDLPEEKEIAEEEKIAEESITEEAIEEIAKEEEVIAKEISQSDVDINIPETGITNTNAIAVIIGNKNYQIDDIPEVTYALNDAQTIKNYLIKSLGYKEGNIIYVEDATQANFFSLFGNENTAKGKLYNYVRPNESDVFIYYSGHGGPDPESKKGFFIPTDCDPSLVALNGYSLDLFYKNLEQLPYKSLTVVIDACFSGVSEGGALLKNMSPVFIDAKSSLINDEKAIVFSSAANDQVSSWYPEKSHSLFTYFFLKGLQGVANSNSDKELSLQEIRSYLNEEVPYWARRLHSREQNPEVWGSDQNILIKY
- a CDS encoding M42 family metallopeptidase yields the protein MDYSILKELIGIDSPSGFTKKASAYIFDVLSSFGYTPEYTNKGAVKLQLGDKPTLAIAAHVDTLGAIVSGIKPDGTLRFSTIGGLQLNSAEGEYVRVYTLEDKIINGTILHDNPAAHVNKSLPESSRSISNLHIRLDENVNSVEDVKDLGIDVGDFVCLYTHYEELKSGYIKSRFLDNKAGCFVLIELARQLKEKNIQAPVELFFSNYEEVGHGAASGFAESIEELLVIDMGVVGDGCSGDETLCSICAKDSSGPYDFEMRKNLTKLAKDNQLHCTTDIFPYYGSDGSAALRAGNNFRVALIGPGVAASHGNERTHKQGIEATISLCKAYIESYIS